From the Streptomyces sp. Sge12 genome, the window CCGCGAACCTGGGCGCCTACCTGGCGCCGGCCCCGGACGAGGCCCTCCCGGAGGCCCTGGAGCTGCTGGCCAAGGCCCCCTCCTTCACCCCGTCGGTGTCCGAGTGGGCGCGCGCGGCCTTCGACGTGCGCGAGCGCTTCCCGGCCGGTGGTGACTCGGTGGGCATCCCGACCTGGTTCTACGGGCACGAGCCGCCGAACGCCTTCGCGGGACACGTCGCGAAGTACTTCGCGAACGCCGTCCGTGAGGACGGGCTGCTGGCCCGGTCCACCGCGGGCGTGGTCTTCCTGCCCGGCGCGGCGGGAACGCTCCAGGAGATCTTCGACAGCGCGACGCCGAACTACTACGGGTCCCGGGGCGAGCCGGCCCCGATGGTGCTGGTCGGACGCACCCACTGGACCGAGCACCTCCCGGCATGGCCCCTGCTGCGGGCGCTGGCCCGCGGCCGTGCGATGGAGTCCCGGATCGCCCTCGTCGACTCGGTGGACGAGGTTGCGGACGTCCTCGCTTCAATGAGCTGAGCTCCGGAAGCAACTTACCGGTCGGTTCTCACGTCTCAGGAGAGGTACCGCAAACCCTGCCAGACGTGATCGGAGCCCTTCGTGCTCATAGGCCTGCTGACCGCCATCGCGGCATCCATCTGCTACGGCACAGGATCCGTGCTGCAAGCTGTCGGTTCGCGCCGCGCCGCACGGATGTCCCCGACCGCCGCCGGGACGACCGCCCACGGCGGCCCCAACCTGTCGTCCACCGCCAAGGCGGCGATGACCTGGGAGTTCATCGTCGGCACCATCCTGGACTTCGTGGGCTTCGGGCTCGGGGCGCTGGCAGCGCGCCTCCTTCCCCTCTTCCTCTCCCAGACGGTGATCAGCGCCAACCTGGTGATCACCGCCGTACTGAGCGTGAAGATGCTGGGCATCCGGCTGAGCCGCAAGGAGTGGACCTCGATCGGGGTCGTCTGCACCGCGCTGGTGCTGCTGGCGACCGCCGCGGGCCACGAGGGCGGCCACCACGCGCCGATGTCCACGCACTGGTGGCTGCTGGGGATCACCCTGCTGCTGATGGTGGGCGGCACGGTGGCCGTACGCCTCCTCGGCGGCGGAGCCGCGATCCTGGCGGGCCTGCTGTCGGGCCTGGGCTTCGGCGCGCTCGGCGTCGGCGTCCGGATCCTGAACGGCGTCGACCCGTTCGACCTCACCGCCCTGCTCACCGACCCGGCGCTCTACGCCATCCTGGTGGCGGGCATCGGGGGCATGTACCTGCACACGGTCGCCCTCCAGATCGGCTCGGTGAACGGCGCCACGGCGGCCCTGGTCGTCGGCGAGACGGTCCTGCCGGGCGCGATCGGCGTCCTGTGGCTCGGCGACGCCTCCCGGCAGGGCCTGGGCTGGCTGGCGGTGCTCGGGTTCGTCATGGCCGTCGCCGGCGCGGTCGCGGTCGCCTGGTACGGCAAGCACGAGGGCTCCGACGAGGGAGCCGGCGACAGCGCCACCCCGGCGGGAACCGAGCCGGTGCCGGAACGGGTCGGCTGACCCGTCGGCCGACCGGTTCCTCACCCGGTCGGCCGCCCCCGGTGGTGGCGCGGCGGCGCCTGCCGCTTGCTGGACCGGGGGAGAGAGTGAGGGCCCGTGAACGCCAACACCGATCGGCTCAACACGCCGCGCGCGGCCGGGATGGCGGGAATCGCCTTCGCCCTGCTGCTCGCGGCGGCCATCGTCCTGATGCGGATCGCCGTCCCGTCGGGCGACGCCGCCGAGGCGCCCATCGACCCGGACAAGCGCTGGGCGATCCAAGTGGCGCTGGAGATCGTGCCCTTCGCGGGCATCTTCTTCCTCTGGTTCATGGGCGCCCTGCGCGCGCACACGGGCGAGGCCGAGGACCGGTTCGTCGCCACCGTGTTCCTCGGCAGCGGATTCGTCTTCGTGGCCACCCTCTTCGCCTCCGCCGCGGCGGCGGGCACGGTGCTCGCCGAAAGCACGCCCTCCGCCTTCGGCCGCCACTACGCCTACACCCTCCTCGCGACGTACGCCATGCGGATGGCGGCCGTCTTCGTGCTCGCGACCTCGACCATCGGGCGGATGCTCGGCGTCTTCCCCAAGTCGCTGGCGCTGCTGGGCACCGTCGTCGGTCTGGTCCTGCTCGTGGTCGCCGCCGGAGTGCCCTGGACCGAGCTGGTGTTCCCGGCCTGGGCGCTGGTGATCAGCCTGTACATCCTGCGCGCCCGGCGGGGTACCGCCCGCCGCCCCGCCCCCAACCCCACTGATCCGCTCTGACCTGCGCCTTCCTACTCCGGCAGGCGCCCTCCGGGTGCCGCATGCATGCTGGGTGATGGGGAGGAACCGTGGGTGACGGGGAGGAACGGCCGAGGGAAAGGCAGAACCGTCATGAGGCTTGTCGTCGACCTCAACCGCTGCCAGGGATACGCCCAGTGCGCATTCCTCGCTCCCGATGTCTTTTCCATGCACGGGGACGAGTCGCTGCTCTACAACCCGAACGCCGATCCCGAGCAGCGCGAGGACGTCCTGCGCGCCGTGGCCGCCTGTCCGGTCCAGGCCATCCTCCTGGAGATCACGGACGAGGACATGGCGAAGATGGCTGCCCCGGACGCCGTGGCCGCAGCCGGGTCTGCTTCCGGAGGCGCGCAGTGACCGCAGCAGGAACGCACGACGGATCCCTGGAGCACCTCAAGCGCGAGGGCCGCATCGTCGTCGTCGGCGCTTCACTGGCCGGGCTGCGGGCCGCCGAGACCATGCGCGAGAAGGGCTTCGCCGGTTCGCTCACCATGATCGGCGACGAACCGTACGAGCCGTACGACCGGCCTCCGCTGTCCAAGCAGGTCCTGCTGGGCAACGCGGTCGCCGACCACACGGCGCTCCCCCGCCGCCGCGCGATCGACGCCGACTGGCGCCTGGGCGTCCCGGCCACGGGCCTGGACATGTCCGCCCGCCGGGTCCGGCTCGGCAACGGCGACGAGGTCGAGTACGACCGGCTGCTGATCGCCACCGGTGTACGCGCCCGGCCCTGGCCCAACGCCGAGGAGGGCGCCCTACAGGGCGTCTTCGTCCTGCGCACCCGCGACGACGGCGAGGCACTCGAACGGGCCCTCGCCGCCGGCCCCCGCCGGGTCCTGGTCATCGGCGCCGGGTTCACCGGATCCGAGATCGCCTCCGCCTGCCGCGAGCGCGGCCTGGAGGTCACCGTCGCCGAACGGGGCGGGGCACCGCTCGTCGGTGCGCTGGGCGGGGTCATCGGCGCGGTGGCGGCCGAGATGCACCGCGAGAACGGCGTCGACCTGCGCACCGGGGTCATGGTGACCTCGCTGGAGGGTGACCCCTCCGGGCGGGTCCGCGCCGCGCACCTCTCCGACGGGTCCACCGTGGAGGCGGACGTCGTGGTCGTCTCGCTGGGCGCGCAGCGCAACACCGAGTGGCTCGCCGGCTCCGGGCTGGGCGCCGGCCCGCGGGGCATCGCCTGCGACGCGGGCTGCCGGGCCTTCGACGTCCGGGGCATCGTCACCGACGACATCTATGTGGCGGGTGACGTGGCGCGTTCCCCGCACGCCCTGTTCGGCTACCAGTTCCTGTCGCTGGAGCACTGGGGCAATGCCGTCGCACAGGCCGACACCGCCGCGCACAACATGCTGAGCGAGAGCGCCGACCGCCGTCCCCACCTGTGGGTTCCGGCGTTCTGGTCCTCCCAGTTCGGCGTGAACATCAAGTCGGTCGGGGTGCCGCCGATGGGGACCGAGATCCTGATCACGCAGGGCTCGCTCGCCGAGCGTCGGTTCGCGGCCGTGTACGGGTACCAGGGCCGCGTGATCGCCGCCGTCACCTTCGACAACTGCCGCTGGCTGCCGTTCTACGAGCAGCAGATCGAGTCCACGGCGCCGTTCCCGCCGCCGTTCTCCACGGTGGACCGCAGGTCCGACGGGGCGAAGCCGCTGCCGGCCGACTTCCCCGACCCGTCGGTCCCGACGCACGGACCGACCATCACGCTGAGCGGCTACTCGCCGGCCGACCGGAAGATGACCTTCACCCCAGGCAGATGACCTTCATCCCCGCGCACCCCCGGCCGCGCCGCGACCGCACCGCGCCCTCACCCGAGGATCACGAGGACCCGTCATGACACAAGCCATCCTGCGGGAGATCATCGACTACGCGAACCGCGCGAATCCGTACCCGCTGTACGAGGAGCTCCGCAAGACACCGGTGTCCCACGACGGGGACGGCCCGTACGTCGTCAGCACGTACTACGAGATCCACAGCCTGCTGCACGACCCGCGGATCAGCTCCGACGCCAAGAACCTGAAGGCGACCGGTGACGATCCGCTGGCGGGCCAGTCCGACGAGGAGGGGACCACGCTGCCCCCGTCGTTCCTCAAGCTCGACCCGCCGGACCACGACCGGCTGCGGCGGATGACGAACCGGCCGTTCGGCCCGCCGCACGCCCCCCACCGGGTGCACGACATGCGCGACGAGCTGGGCGGCATCGTCTCCGGGCTGATCGACGGCATCGTGGAGAGCGGGCAGCTGGACCGGATCGACCTGGTCGACCAGTTCGCCTACCCCTTCCCGGTCACGGTCATCTGCCGGCTCCTCGGTGTGCCCCGCGAGGACGAGCCGCGCTTCCACGTGTGGGCGGAGACCCTGGCCGCCAGCCTGGACCCCGACCCGGACGCCGACCCCACGCAGCACGGCAAGGGCTCCATGGACGCCCGCATGGAGCTGGGCATGTACCTGGCCGGGCTGATCGAGGAGCGCCGCAAGAACCCCGGCGACGACATGCTGTCCCAGCTGGCGACGGCGGACGGCCCGGACGGCGCGATGACCACCATGGAGGCGCTCAGCACCGCGGCGCTGCTGCTGATCGCGGGCCACGAGACCACGGTCAACCTCATCACCAACGGCATGCTGACGCTGCTGCGCCACCCGGAGGTCCTCGACCGGCTGCGCAACGACCCGGACCTGGCGGTCCCGATCGTCGAGGAACTGCTGCGCTACGAGCCGCCCGTGCAGTTGCTGCCCCAGCGCACCACCCTCTCCGACATCGAGGTCGCCGGTGTCACCATCCCCAAGGGCGCGTCCGTGTGGCTGATGCTGGCCGCCGGCAACCGCGACCCGAAGCGGTTCGAGGACCCGGACCGCTTCGACCCGGACCGCAAGGACATCCAGCACCTCGGCCTCGGCAGCGGCATCCACAGCTGCTTCGGGGCGCCGCTGGCCCGGCAGGAGGCCCAGCTGGCACTGAGCGAGCTGGCCCGCCGGCTGGAGAACCCGCGGCTGCTGGAGGACCCGCCGCAGTACCGCCAGAACTCGGTCCTGCGCGGCCCGCGCCACCTGCCGATCGCCTGCGACGGCATCCGGCCCTAGACCGTCTGCGGCGGAAGGACGACCACCTCGGCGGGGGTGAAGGTCACCTCGACCCGGTCCCCCACGGCCGGCGCCCCCGCCAGCCCGCACTCCGCCTCCAGTACCGGACCGGCCTCCGGCCGCAGCAGCAGCGCGACGTGCGTGCCGCGGAAGGTGCGGGACACCACCTCGCACCGCAGGCCCGCCGCGCAGAGCACGACCCCCGCCGGGCGGATCAGCAGCCGCTGCTCCCCGTCGGGGGATCCGGCCGGTACCGGCACCTTGCCCCACGCCGTGGCGGCCGCGGTGCCCGAGACCACGGCCGGGACCACGTTCTCGAAGCCGAGGAACCGCGCCACGAACTCCGACGCGGGCCGCTGCCACACCTCCAGCGGGGTGCCGGCCTGCGCGATCCGCCCGTCCTTCATCACCACCACCCGGTCGGCCAGGGCGAAGGCCTCGCCCTGGTCGTGCGTGACGGCCAGTACGGTCGTGCCCAGCCGGGAGAACAGCCCCCGCAGCTCCACCACGAGCCGCTCCCGGAGCCCCCGGTCCAGCTGGCCCAGCGGCTCGTCGAGCATCAGCAGCCGCGGCGAGGGAGCCAGCGCCCGGGCCAGTGCCACCCGTTGCTGCTCGCCGCCCGACAGGGAGGCCACCGCCCGGCCCTGGGCCCCGGGGAGCCCGACCAGTTCCAGCAACTGGGCGACCTCGGCCGCGTACGAAGCCCGCCCGGCCCCCCGCATCCGCAGCCCGAAGGAGACGTTCGCGCCGACGTCGCGGTGCGGGAAGAGCTGGTGGTCCTGGAACATCAGGCCCACGCCCCGCCGGTGCACCGGTACGCCGGACTGGTCGGCCCCGCCCAGCAGGACCCGGCCGGCGGAGACCCGCTGGAGCCCGGCGACGACCCGCAGCAGCGTGGACTTGCCGCTCCCGCTCGGTCCCAGCACGCACACGACCTCGTGGTCGGCGACCGCGAGGTCCACGGCGTCCACGACCGCGCGCTCACCGAAGCGGACCGACACCCCTTCCAGCTGAAGCAGTGTCATCAGAACTCTCCGGAGGTCTTGTCGGGGCGCAGCCGCTCCAGCACCAGCAGGGACGCCGCGCACACCAGCATCAAAATCGTGCTCAGGGCCATCGCCTGCCCGTAGTTCAGCTCCCCGGCCCGCCCCAGCAGCCGCGCCACGGCGACCGGCAGCGTCGGCCGGTCCGCCCGCGCGATGAACACGGTCGCGCCGAACTCCCCCAGCGACACGGCGAAGGCGAACCCGGCCGCGATCAGCAGGGCCCGCCGCACCAGCGGAAGGTCCACCTCCCGCCAGGCCCGCAGGGGTGAGGCGCCGAGCACCGCGGCGGCCTCCCGCAGCCGCCCGTCCACCGCGCGCAGTACCGGCAGCATGGTCCGTACGACGAAGGGCACGCCCACCAGCGCCTGGGCCAGCGGGACCAGGATCCACGAGGTCCGCAGGTCCAGCGGCGGCTTGTCGAGGGTGATCAGGAAGCCGAAGCCCACCGTCACGGCGGACACCCCGAGCGGGAGCATCAGCAGCGCATCGAAGCCCCGTACGAAGCGGCCACCGCGCCGGGTGAGTGCCGCGGCCGCGAGGCCCCCGACGAACAGGGCGATCGCGGTGGCGGCCAGCGCGTACTGCAGGGAGTTCCAGATCGCCTCCAGGGGCGCCACCAGGAAGGTCCCGCCGCCGGCGCCGGCGTCCTGCAGCGCGCGGTAGAAGCCGAGGCCGTAGCCGCCGGGGGCGTCGAACGATCGTTCGACCAATACGCCCAGCGGCAGCACGATCAGCAGGGCGACGGTCAGGAGCACGCCGCCCAGCAGGGCGCGCTGGGCCCAGCCGCGCGGCGGGTGCGTGGTGCGGCCCGGGTCCACCAGCCGCAGCGCGGTCTCGCGCCTGCGCACGGTCCAGGCGTGCACGGCGAGGATCCCGCCGATCGCGGCGAACTGCACCATCGTCAGCACGGCGGCCGTCGGCAGGTCCAGGAGCTGCGCGGTCTGCCGGTAGACCTCCACCTCCAGGGTGGAGTACGCGGGTCCGCCCAGGATCAGTACGACGCCGAAGGAGCTGAAGGTGAACAGGAACACCATCAGCGAGGCGGCGGCCACCGCCGGGACCAGCGCGGGCAGCGTCACCCGCCGCCACGCGGTGAACCGCCCGGCGCCCAGGACCCGGGCGGCCTCCTCCTGGCGCGGATCCAGCTGGGCCCACAGCCCGCCGACCGTGCGGACGACGACGGCGTAGTTGAAGAAGACGTGGGCGAGCAGGATCGCCCAGACGGTGGTGTCGAGCCGGAAGCCCAGCAGTTCGTCGGTGAGTCCGCCCCGCCCCAGCAGCGCGAGGAAGGCGGTGCCGACCACCACGGTGGGCAGGACGAAGGGAACGGTCACCACGGCCCGCAGCAGTTGCTTGCCGGGGAACTCGAAGCGGGCGAAGACGTACGCACCGGGGAGGGCGATCACGAGCGTGAGCAGGGTGGAGGCGAACGCCTGCCAGGTGGTGAACCACAGCACGTCGGCGATGTCGGGCCGGGTCAGCACCTCGGCGAACCGGCCGAACTGCCACCCCTCGTCGGTCCTGAGGCCGCGCCCCACGATCGCGGCGACGGGGTAGGCGAAGAACAGCCCGAAGAAGACGAGGGGCAGGACCATCAGGGCGAGCCGCACGGCCGTCGCCCGCGCCCCCTCGCGGGGGCCGGGGCCAAGGCCCGGGCCGGGGCCCGGCGCGGCGCCCCCCGACGCCGCGCCCGGCTCCTTGGTACCGCTTACTTCACGACGAGCGAGGTCCATGCCTTGACCCACTGCTCACGGTTCTTGGCGATGGTCTCCGGAGCGACGTTCACGGGCTTCTCGACGACCACGCCGTGCTTGGTGAACAGCTCCGGCAGGACGGCGTCCTTCGTCACCGGGTTCACGAACATCTGGAGCGGCATGTCCTCCTGGAACTTCTTGCTGACCAGGAAGTCCACGAGGGCCTTGCCGCCCTCCTCGTTCTCGGCGCCCTTCAGCAGACCCGCGAACTCGATCTGGCGGAAGCAGGTGCCGGTGGAGACGCCCGTGGGGGCCTCGGCCGGCTGCGGCTCGCCGTACAGGACCTCGACCGGCGGGCTGGAGGCGTAGGAGACGACCAGCGGGCGGTCGCCCTTGGCCTTCTTGCCGCCCGCGGAGCCGGAGAAGCGCTCGTTGTAGGCCTGCTCCCAGCCGTCGACGACCTCGACGCCGTTGGCCTTCAGCTTGCTCCAGTAGTCCTTCCAGCCCTCGTCGCCGTACTGGCCGACGGAGGCGAGCAGGAAGCCGAGGCCGGGCGAGGAGGTCGCGGCGTTCTCGGTGACCAGCAGGTTCTTGTACTCCGGCTTGATCAGGTCGTCCAGCGTCTGCGGCGGGGCCAGCTTCTTCTCGGCGAAGTAGGCCTTGTCGTAGTTGACGCAGATGTCACCGGAGTCGATCGGGGTGACCCGGTGCTCCTTGTCGAGCACGTACTCGGGCTTCACCTCGGCCAGGCCCTTGGCCTCGTACGGAGTGAAGATGCCGTTGTCGAGGGCGCGCGAGAGGAGCGTGTTGTCCACGCCGAAGAAGACGTCGCCGCGGGGGGAGCCCTTGGTGAGGATCTCCTGGTTCAGCGCGGTGCCCGCGTCCCCGGACTTCAGCACCTTGACGGTGTAGCCGCTCTGCGCCTCGAACTCCTTGAGGACCGTGTCGGTCACGTTGAAGGAGTCGTGGGAGACGAGCGTGACGGTCTTGGACTTCGGGGCGTCGCTCGCGCCGTCGTTCTTGTCCTTGGCGTCGCCGCCACAGGCGCTGAGCGTGGTGACGCCCAGCGCGGCCGCGAGCGCGGCGCCCGCGATCTTCTTGGTGGTGCTCATTGGTGAATTCCTCCTGGGATGTCCAGGAGAAGACGCGGCCCTGCCCGGCGCTCTGTGCGAGCGGGCGCCGGGCAGGGCGCAACAGCAAGAGTGGTGACCGAACTTCCTACCCCGAATGACCGGGGCGAGGTTCAGAGGGTCTGCGGATGACGGATACCGCACTCTCAGCGCTGTGGCGCTCCCCTGTCGGAATATGAAATTGGTTCGGCCACAGGGTACCCCGTGGCCGAATAGCGTCGAACAGAAGCGAAATCTAGCGCTCCGAGGCCGCCAGCTGGCCGCACGCGCCGTCGATCTCCTGGCCCCTCGTGTCCCGTACGGTCACGGGCACGCCGTGGCGGGCGATGGCCTCCACGAAGGCCTTCTCGTCCTCGGGCCGCGAGGCGGTCCACTTGGAGCCCGGCGTCGGGTTCAGCGGGATCAGGTTGACGTGCACACGCTTGCCCTTGAGCAGCTTGCCCAGGAGGTCACCGCGCCAGGCCTGGTCGTTGATGTCGCGGATCAGGGCGTACTCGATCGAGATCCGGCGGCCGGACTTCTCCGCGTACTCCCAGGCCGCGCCGAGCACCTCGCGGACGTTCCAGCGGGTGTTGACCGGGACCAGGGTGTCGCGCAGCTCGTCGTCGGGCGCGTGCAGCGAAACGGCGAGGCGGCACTTGAACCCCTCGTCGGCGAAGCGCAGCATGGCCGGAACCAGACCGACGGTGGAGACGGTGATACCGCGCTGCGACAGGCCCAGGCCGTCGGGCTCCGGGTCGGTGAGCCGGCGGATGGCGCCGACCACGCGGTTGTAGTTGGCGAGCGGCTCGCCCATGCCCATGAAGACGATGTTCGACAGGCGTGCCGGGCCCCCGGGGACCTCGCCGTCGCGCAGCGCCCGCATGCCGTCGACGATCTGGTGCACGATCTCGGCGGTGGAGAGGTTGCGGTCGAGGCCCGCCTGGCCGGTGGCGCAGAACGGGCAGTTCATGCCGCAGCCGGCCTGCGAGGAGATGCACATGGTGACCCGGTCGGGGTAGCGCATCAGCACGGACTCGACGAGGGTGCCGTCGTGCAGCTTCCACAGGGTCTTGCGGGTGGTGTCGTCGTCGCACGAGATGTGCCGGAGGACGCTCATGAGGTCCGGCAGCAGCTCCTGCTGGAGCTTCTCCCGCGAGCCCGCCGGGATGTCGGTCCACTCGGCCGGGTCGTGCGCGTACCGCGCGAAGTAGTGCTGGGAGAGCTGCTTGGCCCGGAACGGCTTCTCGCCGATCGCGGCGACCGCCTCGCGGCGCTCGGCCGGGGTCATGTCGGCGAGGTGCCGGGGCGGCTTCTTGGCCCCGCGGGGGGCGACGAAGGTGAGCTCTCCCGGAACGGGGCGGGCCATGGCAGGTACTCCTTGTAAGACGAAAGGCGCGCCGCAGAAGCAGCGCGCCCTCCAAGAGTAACCGCCCGGCGTCCTACGACGCCTTTCCGCAGGTCAGCCGGTGCCCACGAAGGCCGCCAGCAGCAGCCAGACCACGGGGGCCGTCGGAAGCAGGGAGTCCAGCCGGTCCATGATGCCGCCGTGTCCCGGCAGCAGCGTGCCCATGTCCTTGATGCCGAGGTCCCGCTTGATCATCGACTCGCCCAGGTCGCCCAGGGTGGCGCTGACCGCGACCGCGAGGCCGAGCAGCAGGCCCTGCCACCAGGAGCCCCCGTCGATCAGGAACTCCATGCAGAGCGCGCCGGCGGCCATCGCGAAGGCCACCGCGCCGAACAGTCCCTCGCGGGTCTTGCCGGGGCTGATGCGCGGCGCGAGCTTGGTCTTGCCGAAGCGCCAGCCGACCGCGTAGGCCCCGGTGTCGCTGACCACGGTCAGCAGCAGAAAGGTGATCACGCGCTGGGGGCCGTCGTCGGCGGTGAGCAGCATCGCGACGAACGTGGCCAGGAAGGGCACGTAGAACGCCGCGAAGGCGCCCGCCGTGACGTCCTTGAGGTAGTCCTCGGGCGGCTCGGTCATCCGCCACACCAGGACGGCCAGCACGGTCAGGGCCATGGCGACCCAGGCGCCCTCGGCCCCGCGGACGTATCCGGCGATGACCATGGCGGCGCCGCCGACCGCGAGCGGGACCAGCGGGGCCTTGATGCCCTTCTGCTCCTGCAGCCGGGAGGTGAGCTCCCACAGGCCGACCACGACGGCGACGACGATGACGCCGACGAAGACGGCCTTGACGATCAGCAGCGAGGCGAAGATGACCGCGCCGAGGCCCACGCCGACCCCTATGGCGGCACGCAGATCCCGGCCCGCGCGCTTCTTCGGCGGCGGGGGCGAGGCGTCCTGCGGCTGCTGGGCATGCGGAGGCGGGGGGCTGGGCATGGGCTCCTGCGGCGGCGTCTCGGCGCGGAAGAGGGGGTCGCTGTCGGCGGCGACCCCCCGATCGCGTGCTTCCCGGTCGTCGAAGTCACGGCCGGCGGCATCGGGCACGATGGGCATGGGCCGAGTGTGCGGGCCCACCTGCGCATCGTATGCGGGACCCGCCGGAACCGGCTCCGGCTGCCAGGAAGAGTCGTTCATCAGACTTCGAGGAGCTCGGCTTCCTTGTGCTTCAGGAGCTCGTCCACCTGCGCGACGTACTTCGCGGTGGTGTCGTCGAGCTCCTTCTCGGCGCGGCGCACCTCGTCCTCGCCGGCCTCCTTGTCCTTGACCAGCTTGTCGAGGGCGTCCTTGGCCTTGCGGCGGACGGCGCGGAGCGAGATCTTCGAGTCCTCGGCCTTGGTGCGCGCGACCTTGATGTACTCCTTGCGGCGGTCCTGCGTCAGCTCGGGGAAGGTCACCCGGATGATGCTGCCGTCGTTGCTCGGGTTGACACCGAGGTCGGAGTCGCGGATGGCCTGCTCGATGTTGCGCAGGGCGCTCTTGTCGAACGGGGTCACGATCGCCATGCGCGGCTCGGGCACCGAGAAGGAGGCGAGCTGGTTGATGGGCGTGATGGCGCCGTAGTACTCCGCCACGATCTTGTTGAACATCGCCGGGTGCGCACGGCCGGTGCGAATCGCGGCGAAGTCTTCCTTGGCGACGACGACGGCCTTTTCCATCTTCTCCTCGGCCTCGAGGAGGATCTCTTCGGTCACCACGTGCTCCTGCATGTCAGAAATGGATGGTTCAGGCGGGCGGGCGGGTCTGGCGAGCCGGTGCGGGGCCCGCTGGTCCGGAAGCGGACTGCTCAGGCCCGGGTTTCCTGGTCGCTCACGAGCGTCCCGATCTTCTCACCCTTGACGGCGCGGGCGATATTGCCCTCGGCAAGCAGCTCGAACACGAGGATCGGCAGCTTGTTGTCGCGGCAGAGCGTGATGGCGGTGGCGTCGGCGACCTTGAGGTCGCGGGAGAGGACCTCGCTGTATTCCAGCGCGTCGAACTTCACCGCGTCCGGGTTCTTCTTGGGGTCGGAGTCGTAGACCCCGTCGACACCGTTCTTGCCCATGAGCAGGGCCTCGGCGTCGATCTCCAGGGCACGCTGGGCGGCCGTGGTGTCGGTGGAGAAGTAGGGCATGCCCATGCC encodes:
- a CDS encoding ferredoxin gives rise to the protein MRLVVDLNRCQGYAQCAFLAPDVFSMHGDESLLYNPNADPEQREDVLRAVAACPVQAILLEITDEDMAKMAAPDAVAAAGSASGGAQ
- a CDS encoding NAD(P)/FAD-dependent oxidoreductase; this encodes MTAAGTHDGSLEHLKREGRIVVVGASLAGLRAAETMREKGFAGSLTMIGDEPYEPYDRPPLSKQVLLGNAVADHTALPRRRAIDADWRLGVPATGLDMSARRVRLGNGDEVEYDRLLIATGVRARPWPNAEEGALQGVFVLRTRDDGEALERALAAGPRRVLVIGAGFTGSEIASACRERGLEVTVAERGGAPLVGALGGVIGAVAAEMHRENGVDLRTGVMVTSLEGDPSGRVRAAHLSDGSTVEADVVVVSLGAQRNTEWLAGSGLGAGPRGIACDAGCRAFDVRGIVTDDIYVAGDVARSPHALFGYQFLSLEHWGNAVAQADTAAHNMLSESADRRPHLWVPAFWSSQFGVNIKSVGVPPMGTEILITQGSLAERRFAAVYGYQGRVIAAVTFDNCRWLPFYEQQIESTAPFPPPFSTVDRRSDGAKPLPADFPDPSVPTHGPTITLSGYSPADRKMTFTPGR
- a CDS encoding cytochrome P450; translation: MTQAILREIIDYANRANPYPLYEELRKTPVSHDGDGPYVVSTYYEIHSLLHDPRISSDAKNLKATGDDPLAGQSDEEGTTLPPSFLKLDPPDHDRLRRMTNRPFGPPHAPHRVHDMRDELGGIVSGLIDGIVESGQLDRIDLVDQFAYPFPVTVICRLLGVPREDEPRFHVWAETLAASLDPDPDADPTQHGKGSMDARMELGMYLAGLIEERRKNPGDDMLSQLATADGPDGAMTTMEALSTAALLLIAGHETTVNLITNGMLTLLRHPEVLDRLRNDPDLAVPIVEELLRYEPPVQLLPQRTTLSDIEVAGVTIPKGASVWLMLAAGNRDPKRFEDPDRFDPDRKDIQHLGLGSGIHSCFGAPLARQEAQLALSELARRLENPRLLEDPPQYRQNSVLRGPRHLPIACDGIRP
- a CDS encoding ABC transporter ATP-binding protein, which codes for MTLLQLEGVSVRFGERAVVDAVDLAVADHEVVCVLGPSGSGKSTLLRVVAGLQRVSAGRVLLGGADQSGVPVHRRGVGLMFQDHQLFPHRDVGANVSFGLRMRGAGRASYAAEVAQLLELVGLPGAQGRAVASLSGGEQQRVALARALAPSPRLLMLDEPLGQLDRGLRERLVVELRGLFSRLGTTVLAVTHDQGEAFALADRVVVMKDGRIAQAGTPLEVWQRPASEFVARFLGFENVVPAVVSGTAAATAWGKVPVPAGSPDGEQRLLIRPAGVVLCAAGLRCEVVSRTFRGTHVALLLRPEAGPVLEAECGLAGAPAVGDRVEVTFTPAEVVVLPPQTV
- a CDS encoding ABC transporter permease; this translates as MVLPLVFFGLFFAYPVAAIVGRGLRTDEGWQFGRFAEVLTRPDIADVLWFTTWQAFASTLLTLVIALPGAYVFARFEFPGKQLLRAVVTVPFVLPTVVVGTAFLALLGRGGLTDELLGFRLDTTVWAILLAHVFFNYAVVVRTVGGLWAQLDPRQEEAARVLGAGRFTAWRRVTLPALVPAVAAASLMVFLFTFSSFGVVLILGGPAYSTLEVEVYRQTAQLLDLPTAAVLTMVQFAAIGGILAVHAWTVRRRETALRLVDPGRTTHPPRGWAQRALLGGVLLTVALLIVLPLGVLVERSFDAPGGYGLGFYRALQDAGAGGGTFLVAPLEAIWNSLQYALAATAIALFVGGLAAAALTRRGGRFVRGFDALLMLPLGVSAVTVGFGFLITLDKPPLDLRTSWILVPLAQALVGVPFVVRTMLPVLRAVDGRLREAAAVLGASPLRAWREVDLPLVRRALLIAAGFAFAVSLGEFGATVFIARADRPTLPVAVARLLGRAGELNYGQAMALSTILMLVCAASLLVLERLRPDKTSGEF
- a CDS encoding thiamine ABC transporter substrate-binding protein, encoding MSTTKKIAGAALAAALGVTTLSACGGDAKDKNDGASDAPKSKTVTLVSHDSFNVTDTVLKEFEAQSGYTVKVLKSGDAGTALNQEILTKGSPRGDVFFGVDNTLLSRALDNGIFTPYEAKGLAEVKPEYVLDKEHRVTPIDSGDICVNYDKAYFAEKKLAPPQTLDDLIKPEYKNLLVTENAATSSPGLGFLLASVGQYGDEGWKDYWSKLKANGVEVVDGWEQAYNERFSGSAGGKKAKGDRPLVVSYASSPPVEVLYGEPQPAEAPTGVSTGTCFRQIEFAGLLKGAENEEGGKALVDFLVSKKFQEDMPLQMFVNPVTKDAVLPELFTKHGVVVEKPVNVAPETIAKNREQWVKAWTSLVVK
- the rlmN gene encoding 23S rRNA (adenine(2503)-C(2))-methyltransferase RlmN, whose translation is MARPVPGELTFVAPRGAKKPPRHLADMTPAERREAVAAIGEKPFRAKQLSQHYFARYAHDPAEWTDIPAGSREKLQQELLPDLMSVLRHISCDDDTTRKTLWKLHDGTLVESVLMRYPDRVTMCISSQAGCGMNCPFCATGQAGLDRNLSTAEIVHQIVDGMRALRDGEVPGGPARLSNIVFMGMGEPLANYNRVVGAIRRLTDPEPDGLGLSQRGITVSTVGLVPAMLRFADEGFKCRLAVSLHAPDDELRDTLVPVNTRWNVREVLGAAWEYAEKSGRRISIEYALIRDINDQAWRGDLLGKLLKGKRVHVNLIPLNPTPGSKWTASRPEDEKAFVEAIARHGVPVTVRDTRGQEIDGACGQLAASER